In a genomic window of Mycolicibacter heraklionensis:
- the istA gene encoding IS21 family transposase — protein sequence MTDFVEMFRHWNAGRSQVQIHEALGIDRKTIRKYLTPALAEGLMPAPDGSFDEELWRARIARWFPELVDPTARALTWPLIAVHHQWIKDQLAAPVTVATIAQRLRDDYHVDVSESTVRRYITTAFAEQRLEGKATVPRGAVEPGSEAQIDYGRLGMWFDPEAGRRVAVWAFAMILACSRALFVQPVLRMDQHSWNASHVAAFEFFDGVPARLVCDNLKTGVLRADLYDPQINPAYAELAAFYGTLIDPARARKPKDKPRIERPMPYIRDSFFAGREFTSLEQMQAEALRWSTDVYGVHKHRGLDGQRPASVFTAVERDALMPLPQRRFESVTYTVGTLAPDCHVKSGKAFYSAPWRLMGQKLLVRTAGDVVQIFHSDAVVATHVLHLSGRSTNYEHYPPNKIAHTLRNVTWCRTQAEQIGPGAVAIVAELSAVNAIHRLRAIQGIIRLRDKYGDARLDAACARALAIDDPGYRTVKGILAAGTEYGEESPRPTTPAVPALLRGPAAFDTERTA from the coding sequence GTGACCGACTTCGTGGAGATGTTCCGACACTGGAACGCCGGCCGATCCCAGGTGCAGATTCATGAGGCACTGGGCATCGACCGCAAGACGATCCGCAAGTATTTGACCCCGGCGCTGGCCGAGGGGCTGATGCCAGCGCCTGATGGGTCGTTCGACGAGGAGCTGTGGCGGGCGCGGATCGCGCGGTGGTTCCCTGAGCTGGTCGACCCGACCGCACGGGCACTGACCTGGCCGCTGATCGCGGTGCACCATCAGTGGATCAAAGATCAGCTTGCGGCGCCAGTGACGGTGGCCACCATCGCCCAACGGCTACGCGACGACTATCACGTCGATGTGTCGGAGTCGACGGTGCGGCGTTACATCACAACAGCTTTCGCTGAACAACGCCTCGAAGGCAAGGCCACTGTACCGCGGGGCGCTGTCGAACCCGGCAGTGAAGCCCAGATCGACTACGGCAGGCTCGGCATGTGGTTCGACCCGGAGGCGGGGCGTCGGGTGGCGGTGTGGGCGTTCGCGATGATCCTGGCGTGCTCACGGGCCCTGTTCGTCCAGCCGGTGCTGCGGATGGATCAGCACTCGTGGAACGCCTCGCACGTGGCGGCATTCGAGTTCTTTGATGGTGTTCCAGCGCGGTTGGTCTGCGACAACCTGAAAACCGGGGTGCTGCGGGCGGATCTGTATGACCCACAGATCAACCCGGCCTACGCCGAGCTCGCCGCGTTCTACGGCACCCTGATCGACCCCGCGCGGGCACGAAAGCCTAAAGACAAGCCTCGCATTGAGCGGCCGATGCCCTACATTCGGGATTCGTTCTTCGCCGGGCGGGAGTTCACCAGCCTGGAGCAGATGCAGGCCGAGGCGCTGCGGTGGTCCACCGACGTCTATGGCGTCCACAAGCACCGCGGCCTGGACGGTCAGAGGCCAGCATCGGTGTTCACCGCGGTGGAACGCGATGCACTGATGCCGTTGCCGCAGCGTCGATTTGAGTCCGTGACCTACACGGTTGGCACCCTGGCACCGGACTGTCATGTCAAGTCGGGCAAAGCGTTCTACTCAGCACCGTGGCGGTTGATGGGCCAGAAACTGCTGGTGCGCACTGCAGGTGATGTGGTGCAGATCTTCCACAGCGATGCGGTTGTGGCGACCCATGTGCTGCATCTGTCGGGCCGATCGACCAACTACGAGCACTACCCGCCGAACAAGATCGCCCATACCCTGCGCAACGTGACGTGGTGTCGCACCCAAGCCGAGCAGATCGGACCTGGTGCCGTCGCGATCGTCGCCGAACTGTCGGCGGTCAACGCCATCCACCGACTGAGGGCCATCCAGGGGATCATCCGGCTACGCGACAAATACGGTGACGCCCGCCTGGACGCGGCGTGTGCTCGCGCACTGGCGATCGACGATCCGG
- a CDS encoding AAA family ATPase, producing the protein MSSLVGRSREVRAIAELLNDAADASTGLIIEGEPGIGKTTLWLEGLQRARQHGARVLAARASAAESVLAYAALADLLSEVDRDLWADLPSPQRHGLAAAILNEDEIVSPAVKQRAVGAAFLAVLNKLADESPVMVAIDDLQWLDPASAAAVAFAARRLSGRVAWLCTTRSGTSSAPAGLLELSRPDSVRRISLPPLMVGELQDVLTSHLGSPIPRPRMLRIHQISGGNPFYALELAREIDQNDPTAYLRLPASLGELTSSRISRIQGDVDDALLAIASSADPTIRVVSQVIDVAPQHLLEMLDTAEMQQIITIEGNRIRFTHPLLAHAVHMGATPPVRRRMHRRLAEVITQPELHARHLALADPVGEPETLSALDDAAEIARGRGAPAAAAELLELAIGFGGTTEERRIRLAQCLFDAGDSHRAGEALKAAIADLTPGPRRAEALQQLAMVRLYDDSFLDAWELCRQAVADCTDDSELRVIVMTTLAFTQLNIGQPDAALATAEQAAVLAERIGLPEALSRASGMREMMRFFNGEGAAATDLRRVAELEDLDTSVPVALRPSVQSALLRGWTGDLVGARESLEVIGSRCEANGGEGEMDFIAFQSVMFDVWLGNLPRAADTANEATRRARQFGGHAAQFIASSLQSVVASYQGRVEDARRHIDLALAAGRASGYVTMLSTPITAHGFLELSLGDHAEALAAVEPLLPMVHLAPRFTEIVACGFVPDAAEALIHLDRLDEAERLTEILEGNGTRLNRAWMLAVGARCRALMSAARGDVATAVTYANTALAHHDRIEMPFERARTLLVLGRLERRLRHWQTAAAVLAESLQTFEKVGTPLWASQVRAELDRGTAGRTRSPGLTPTERRIAELAATGMNNHDIATMLFITRKTVEVNLSRIYRKLGIHSRIELYRVMAQAGVLSEDPAS; encoded by the coding sequence GTGAGCTCGCTCGTCGGCCGCAGCCGCGAGGTCCGCGCCATCGCCGAGTTGCTCAACGACGCGGCCGATGCCTCAACGGGGCTGATCATCGAGGGCGAGCCGGGCATCGGCAAAACGACGCTGTGGCTGGAAGGGCTACAACGCGCTCGCCAACACGGGGCTCGAGTCCTGGCTGCACGGGCGAGCGCGGCCGAATCGGTCCTGGCCTACGCCGCCCTTGCCGACCTGTTGAGTGAGGTTGATCGCGATCTCTGGGCCGATCTGCCCTCGCCGCAGCGACACGGGCTCGCAGCGGCCATCCTCAATGAGGACGAAATCGTCTCTCCTGCGGTCAAGCAACGTGCGGTGGGTGCCGCATTTCTGGCCGTGCTCAACAAGCTGGCCGACGAGTCGCCCGTGATGGTCGCCATCGATGACTTACAGTGGCTCGACCCCGCCAGTGCGGCCGCGGTGGCCTTCGCCGCGCGGCGCCTTTCCGGTCGAGTGGCATGGCTCTGCACCACGCGCAGCGGCACGTCATCCGCTCCCGCGGGGTTGCTCGAGCTGAGCCGGCCCGATTCCGTTCGGCGAATCAGTTTGCCACCGTTAATGGTTGGAGAGCTGCAAGATGTGCTCACCTCGCATCTGGGAAGTCCCATACCCCGGCCGAGGATGCTGCGCATCCACCAGATTTCCGGCGGTAATCCCTTCTACGCACTGGAATTGGCCAGGGAAATCGACCAGAACGACCCCACCGCTTACCTGCGACTTCCTGCCAGCCTTGGAGAGTTGACATCCTCCCGGATCAGCCGGATCCAAGGCGATGTCGATGATGCGCTGCTCGCGATTGCCAGCAGCGCGGACCCGACCATACGCGTCGTTTCCCAGGTCATTGACGTTGCACCACAACATCTTCTAGAGATGCTCGACACGGCCGAGATGCAGCAGATCATCACCATCGAGGGCAACCGTATTCGTTTCACCCACCCGCTGCTCGCTCACGCCGTACACATGGGAGCGACGCCTCCTGTCCGGCGACGTATGCACCGGCGCCTTGCCGAGGTCATCACACAGCCCGAACTGCATGCCCGTCACCTCGCGCTGGCCGATCCTGTCGGGGAACCGGAAACGCTGAGCGCCCTCGACGACGCCGCAGAGATCGCGCGCGGTCGCGGAGCGCCTGCCGCCGCTGCTGAGCTGTTGGAGCTGGCAATCGGATTTGGCGGTACCACGGAAGAACGGCGAATCCGGTTAGCGCAGTGCTTGTTCGACGCCGGCGATTCACATCGCGCGGGCGAGGCGCTCAAGGCGGCCATCGCTGATCTGACACCAGGTCCTCGAAGGGCCGAGGCGTTGCAGCAGCTGGCCATGGTGCGGCTCTACGACGACAGTTTCCTGGACGCCTGGGAGTTGTGCCGCCAAGCAGTGGCCGACTGTACCGACGATTCGGAGCTCCGGGTGATCGTCATGACAACCCTGGCATTCACGCAGCTGAACATCGGCCAACCGGATGCGGCGCTGGCAACCGCCGAACAGGCGGCTGTCCTCGCCGAACGGATAGGCCTTCCTGAGGCGCTCAGCCGGGCGTCGGGCATGCGCGAAATGATGCGCTTCTTCAATGGCGAGGGCGCCGCGGCAACGGATCTGCGCCGCGTCGCCGAACTGGAAGACCTCGATACCTCTGTGCCGGTAGCACTTCGCCCCAGTGTGCAAAGCGCCTTGCTGCGCGGCTGGACGGGCGACCTTGTGGGAGCCCGCGAATCTCTCGAAGTGATCGGAAGCCGGTGCGAGGCCAATGGCGGAGAAGGCGAGATGGATTTCATCGCCTTTCAATCGGTGATGTTCGACGTCTGGCTTGGCAACCTCCCGCGCGCCGCCGACACCGCGAACGAGGCCACGCGGCGGGCTCGCCAGTTCGGCGGCCACGCGGCACAGTTCATCGCGTCGTCGTTGCAGTCCGTGGTCGCGAGCTATCAGGGTCGTGTTGAAGATGCGCGCCGTCACATCGATCTCGCGCTCGCCGCCGGTAGAGCAAGCGGCTACGTCACCATGCTGTCGACGCCTATTACCGCTCATGGCTTTCTGGAACTCTCCCTCGGTGATCACGCGGAGGCGTTGGCAGCGGTCGAGCCGCTGCTACCCATGGTCCATCTCGCACCGCGCTTCACCGAGATCGTCGCCTGCGGCTTCGTGCCTGACGCCGCCGAGGCCCTGATCCACCTCGATCGCCTTGACGAGGCCGAGCGGCTGACCGAGATTCTGGAAGGCAATGGGACGCGGTTGAATCGCGCGTGGATGCTGGCCGTCGGAGCGCGGTGCCGGGCGCTGATGTCGGCTGCGCGCGGAGATGTTGCGACGGCTGTGACGTACGCAAACACCGCGCTGGCTCACCATGATCGCATTGAAATGCCCTTCGAACGGGCACGAACGCTTCTGGTTCTCGGCCGACTGGAACGTCGGCTGCGTCATTGGCAGACCGCGGCCGCAGTGCTGGCCGAGTCTTTACAGACCTTCGAGAAGGTCGGGACCCCACTGTGGGCCAGCCAAGTCCGCGCGGAGCTGGACCGCGGCACCGCCGGTCGAACCCGCTCACCCGGCCTGACGCCCACCGAACGGCGCATCGCCGAATTGGCGGCAACAGGAATGAACAATCACGACATCGCCACGATGCTGTTCATCACCCGAAAGACAGTCGAAGTCAACCTCTCTCGAATCTACCGTAAGTTGGGCATCCACTCTCGCATCGAGCTCTATCGCGTCATGGCCCAGGCCGGCGTCCTATCCGAGGATCCCGCCAGTTGA